The window GATGCGCGTAAAGGTCGCTGCTCGCCAGATGCTCGACGTTCGGGGGCGGGGTGAAAGTGTCGCCATGCCAGTGCAGCACCGGCACGTTGCGCAAGTGACGCAGCGGACCGCTCGCCCCGGCATCGGACAGCGCGACGGGGTGAAAGCCCACTTCCTTGGCCGGGCCGCGATAGACCTCGGCGCCCAGCGCCGCCGCCACGATCTGTGCGCCGAAGCACACGCCCAGCGTCGCGCGGCCGCTTTCGATGCGGGCGCTGACCTGCCGGATCTGCGGGGCGATCCACGCGTGATGGTCCTGCTCGTAGACGCTCATCGGCGCGCCCATCATGATCAGCAGGTCGGGCGCGGACAGGTCCATCGCGGCGAAGGCCGGATCGGTCACGTCCACGCGATCGAGCACATAGCCTGCCGCCTCGATCGGCGCGCGGTAGCCGGCGATGCCCTCGTGCGGGACATGGCGGACGACCAGCGCAGACTTCATCGGCAAACTCCGGCGGGTAGGGTGTTTAACTCTATCACATGAGTTGAGATATTGCAGGCTTGCCGGTATGTCCACCCTGCTTCTATCGGAGCGGATTGCCTTTTTGGCCGGGTGGTTGGGGATTTTCGACGAATGACGCGTGCACAACTGGTCCTTGCCTCGCTGGTGGCAGGCGTGATCGCGGGCGTGGCCTTGCGCTGGAGCGATGTGCCCGCGCTGGTGAGCGTGGCCCGCACGCTGCTGCCGCTGGGGCAGATGTGGGTCCATGCGCTGCAGATGACGTTGATCCCGCTGGTCTTCGCGATGATCGTCCACGGCGTCGCCAGCGCGGTGCAGCAGGGACGCGGCGGGCGGCTGATCGGACTGACACTGGTCGTCTTCCTGGTCGCGATGGCGGTCGCTGCCGCCATCGGCACGGTGATGACCGAGGCGGCGCTACACATCTGGCCGCTGCCCTCGCACGCGCTCGACAGCCTGCTGGCGGGGCAGAAGCCCGATGCGGTGCCCTCGCTTGCCGACCAGTTGCTGGCCATCGTCCCGATCAACCCGGTGGCGGCCGCTGCCGGAGGGCAGATCTTCCCGCTGGTGGTGTTCGGCCTCGCTTTCGGCGCCGCCATCGCCACGCTCTCGCGTGAGGCGGACGGCGGCGAGCCGGTGGTGATGCGCGTGCTCTCGCAGATCGCCCAGGCGATGATGAAGATCGTCGACTGGGTGCTGATGGCCGCGCCGCTCGGCATTTTCCTGCTGGCGATCGGGCTGGGGCTGGACTCCGGCTTCGGCGTCGCGCGGGTGCTCGGCGTGTTCATCGCGCTGTGCTTTGCGACAACGATCGTGATGACGGCGCTGTGCTATGTCGTGGTGCGGGTGGCGGGCCTTGGCAGCCTGAAGCGCTTCGCCAGCGCCATCGCGCCTGCACAGGCACTGGCGGCGGGCAGTTCCTCGTCGATGGCGGCGACGCCTGCGATGATCGAGGCGGCGGTCGACCGGCTCGGCATTTCGGAGGACGTCGCGGGGCTGGTGATCCCGCTGGCGGTCTCGATCTTCCGCCTCGGCACCGCAGCGCACGCCGTCGCCGCTGTGCTTGTCGCCGCGCATGCCGTGGGGATCGAGCCGGGGCCGCTGCAACTGGTGCTGGCAGGCGTCGCGGTGGTGCTGGGCACGATCTCGGGCGCAGGGCTTCCCGGCGCGGCGGTGATCTATGCGATCTATGGCCCCGGCATCCAGTTCCTGGGCGCGCCGATGGCGATCCTGCCGCTCTACGTGGCGGTGATCGCGCTGCCCGATCCGATCATCACCTTGTGCAGTGTGACCGGAGACCTCACCGCCGCCGCACTGGTGGACCGGCTAATCCGGGGCAGGGCGGCGGAGGGATGATCCTTCGGGAGCCGTTCTATGCCGCGTGGAAAAATGCGGATAGTATGTTAGCACCCCTTAGCGGACATATCCTCTCTCCTCTTCAGGGGAGAGATACGAAGGCTTGGCAGCTTGCTGCCTAGCCGTAGTTGAGAGGGGCTTATGCCGGGTATTCCCCTCTCCCAACCCTCTCCCCTGAAGGGGAGAGGGCTTATGCCGCTCCCCACTCTTCTTCGCCATTCAGTGTGCGGCAAATTCGTCCACGCCACCGTTCAAGCGCCTTTCGGAAGGTTGCGACCCGATAAGGCTGCGTTCTCGGGCGAGGCATCGGCGTCGCTCCATCCGTTCCTGACGACAACCCGCGAGGGGCGCGCGGATGGAGCGAGCACCGATGCCTGTTTCCGGTAAACGGGGCGCGGCTTTCCACCGTCACCCCGTTTCCTGAGGTCAGGCGGTGAGGTCCATCACCACGCGGCCTTCGATCTGGCCCTTGTGCATGCGATCGAAGATCGTGTTGATGTCCTCGATCTTGGCGGTTTCGATGGTGGCCTTGACCTTGCCGTCGGCGGCAAAGTCGAGCGATTCCTGAAGGTCGTTGCGGGTGCCGACGATCGAGCCGCGCACGGTGATGCCGTTCAGGACCATGCCGAAGATGTTGAGCGGGAAGTCGCCCGGCGGCAGGCCGTTAAGCGCCACGGTGCCGCCGCGTGCCACCACGTTCACCGCCTGCGCGAAGGCCTTTTCGCTCACCGCCGTCACCAGCACGCCGTTGACGCCGCCGCCGGTCTCCTTCTTGATGACCGTTTCGGGATCCTCGTGCAGTGCGTTGACGGTGATCGTCGCGCCCAGTTTCTTCGCCAGTTCCAGCTTCTTGTCGTCGATATCGATGGCCGCGACGTTGAGGCCCATCGCCTTGGCATATTGCACCGCCATGTGGCCGAGGCCGCCGATGCCGCTGATCGCCACATAGTCACCCGGCTTGGTGTCGGTCATCTTCAGGCCCTTGTAGACCGTGACGCCCGCGCAGAGCACCGGGGCGATCTCGTTGAAGCCGATGTTGTCGGGCAGGTGGCCGACATAGTTGGGATCGGCGATCACGTAGTCTGCAAAGCCGCCGTTCACCGAGTAGCCGGTGTTGAGCTGTTCGACGCACAGGGTTTCCCAGCCGCCCATGCAGTGTACGCAGTGGCCGCAGGCCGAATAGAGCCACGGCACGCCCACGCGATCGCCCTCCTTGACGTGCTTCACGCCCGCGCCGACCTGGCTGACGAAGCCCACGCCTTCGTGGCCGGGAATGAACGGGGGATTGGGCTTGACCGGCCAGTCGCCCTCGGCGGCGTGAAGGTCGGTGTGGCACACGCCCGAGGCCTGGATGGCCACCTGGATCTGGCCGGGGCCGACTTCGGGAACGGGAACCTCGTCAATGGTGAGCGGCTTGCCGAACTCGCGGACGACGGCAGCTTTCATTGTCTTGGCCATTTCATCTCTCTCCTTGTTGCGTGCCTCTGGCGGGGCAGCGTGGGGAGGAGGTTAGGCGCTCTGGCAAACGAGGGAATAGGACCGGGAGGGCGATGGCCCCCAAGCTGTCCCGGTGGTGAGACAGCTTGAGGGCGATGTATTCGGCAGGCCGCGCGCTCTTCCTCAGTGCAGCTTCAGGCGCGGGCGCACGATGCGGTTGACGTGGCCGACCACGATCAGCGCGGAGCCCTTGATCCAGCCGTGGATCGCCAGAAGATGCATGCGATAGAGCGAGGCATAGACGAAGCGCGCGATGCGCCCCTCCACCGCCATCGCCCCGCCGACGAGCGAGCCCATCAGGTTGCCGACCGTCGAATAGCGGCTGAGCGAGACGAGCGAGCCCTTGTCGCGATAGACGAAGTCCACCGGCTGGCGGCTGGACATCAGACGGGCGAGGTTCTCGTAGACGGTTGCCGCCATCTGGTGCGCGGCCTGTGCGCGCGGGGGCACCGGACGCTCGTTGCCGGGCAGGATGCACAAGGCGCAGTCGCCCATCGCGAAGACCCGGTCGTCCACCGTGCTCTGCAACGTGGGACGCACCACGATCTGGCCGCCGCGCGCGGTTTCCAGCTCGCCCAGCTGGCCCGCGATCGGCGCGGCCTTCACACCCGCCGCCCAGACTTCCAGGTCGGACGCGATCTGTTCGCCATTGGCCAGCACCATGGCATCGCGCGTTACCTCGGTGACGGCGGTGCCGGTGAGGATACGCACGCCCAGCTTTTCGAGTTCGGCGTGGGCATCGGCGGCGAGGCGTTCGGGCAGGGCAGGCAAGATGCGCGGGCCTGCCTCGATCAGCGTGACCTGCAGGCGGCTGGCATCGAAGACTTCGAGGCCGTAATAGGCCAGCGCCTCGGCGGCGTTGAACAGTTCGGCGGACAGTTCCACCCCGGTTGCGCCCGCGCCGACGATGGAGATGCGCACGTGTGCGTCGGCACCCGGATCGTCGGTCAGCGCGCGCGAGACGCGCAGGCAATGGTCGAGCAGCTTGTCGCGGAAGCGGTCGGCCTGTTTGCGGCTGTCGAGGAAGATGCAGTTCTCTTGCACGCCCGGTGTGCCGAAATCGTTGGTGACGGAGCCATAGGCGAGCACGAGGTAGTCATAGCGGATGCGGTGGCGGGCAATGATCTCGCGCCCGTCCTCGTCGATCAGCGGGGCGATCACGATCTCGCGCGCGGCGCTGTCCACGCCTTCGAGCGTACCGTTGAAGAAGCGATAGCCGAAGCGGTGGCAGTGGGCGCGGTAGCCCACCTCGTCGATATTGGCATCGAGCGCGCCGGTGGCGACTTCGTGCAGCAGCGGCTTCCAGATATGGGTGCGGTTGCGCTCGACAAGGATGATGTCGTGATGCTTGCGGCCAAAGCGCTTGCCCAGTTTCGCGGCCAGTTCCAGCCCGGCTGCACCACCGCCGACGATCACGATCTGGGTTTTGCGGGGGCGGTATCGTCGGCCATCGGCAAGCTCATCGGCTAGAGGGCAGTTACCGGCGCCACGCGAACGCCGGGCACAAGGGGCTCTAGCTCAATGCTTTGCAGATCGTAACGTTCCGGATCGTCCATCCGCGTGCAAACTGTCTCTTCGCAGTTGCAGCATTCGCGGGTGGCGATGCGGGAACCTTCAGCGCTGCGCCTGTTGCAGCAGTCGGCGGGCGCGCTCTACCACCGGGCGGTCCACCATCGCGCCGTCGAGCGCGACGGCGCTGCCGCCTGCCGCCGCATCCGCCGCGACGATCCGGCGCGCGCGGTCCAGTTCGGCTTCGGACGGCGCGAGCGCTGCGGCGACCGGGGCCAGCTGTGCGGGGTGGATGCACATCTTGGCAGTGAAGCCCAGCGCGCGGGCGACGCGCATCGCGGCTTCGTTCAGGGGAACATTGCGGAAGTCGGGCGTCACGCTGTCGACCGGGGCCGCGATCCCGGCGGCGCGGCTGGCAATGGCCAGACGCAGGCGCAGCGGGTCGAAGGCGCGATCCGTGGCGTTCGCGTCGCCCGAGGGCAGGTCGAGGTCGAGCGCAAGGTCGATGGTGCCGATGGCAAGCCGCACCACGCCGGGCACGCGGGCGAGCGCTTCGGGATCGGCAGCGCCCGCGGCGCTCTCGACCAACGCCAGCACCGGCACACGCGCGGCAAGCTCCACCAGCGCCGGGTCGTCGGCGCGGGCCTTGGGCATCATCACGCCGGTGAGGTTCGGATGCCCTGCGAGCACGGCGTCGGCGGCGAACCATGGCGTGTCCGAGGCATTGAGGCGCACCATCGCGCGGCCGCCCGCATCGAGCCAGCTGCGCACGGCTTCGCGTGCGGCGTCCTTTTCGGCGGGCGGCACTGCGTCTTCGAGATCGAGGATCGCAAGGTCGGCGCCGCTGCCCCCCGCCTTGTCGAAGCGGTCGGCGCGGTTGCCGGGCACGAACAGGAAGTGGCGCGCGGCGCTGATCGTCTCGATGACCTGTGCGGTGTCCGACATGCCGGGATTATGCATGGGCCTGTCAGACATGGGCAAGGCCGATCTCGGCAAGGATCGCGGCGGTGTGTTCGCCGGGCGCGGGATCGGGTCCATGCGGGCATCGCTCTGGCCGGGGGGAAGCAGCGCGGGCACGGGGCCTGCTTCGGTCATCACCTCGCGCCAGCGGTTGCGCGCCTCCAGCTGGCGGTGCGACCACAGTCCGGCCATGTCGTTGACGTGGGCATTGGCGATCTGCGCCTTGTCGAGCGCGGCCAGAACGTCCTCGGCGGCCATGGCGCCCAGCACTTCCCCGATGATCGCGCCCAGCTCCGCACGGTTGGCAGAGCGGGCCGAGTTGGGGGAAAAGCGTGGATCGGTCGCAAGGTCCGGCTGGCCGAGGACATGTGCGCAGAACGAGGCCCATTCGCGCTCGTTCTGGATGCCGAACATCACTTCGCCATCGGCGGCGGGGAAGGGGCCGTAAGGGTAGATCGTCGCGTGGTAGGCGCCGTTGCGCGGCGGCTGCGCGGCGCCTTCGAAGGCGTAGTACAGCGGGAAGCCCATCCACTCGGCCATCGCCTCCAGCATCGAGACGTCGATGTGGCGGCCCTTGCCGGTGCGCCCGCGCTCGATCAGCGCGGCGAGGATGTTGGTGTAGGCGTACATGCCCGCCGCGATATCGGCGATCGAGCAGCCCGCCTTCACCACCTCGTCAGGCGTGCCGGTCACCGAGAGGAAGCCCGATTCGGCCTGGATCAGCAGGTCGTAGGCCTTGCGGTCGCGGTCCGGGCCGTCCTGCCCGTAGCCCGAGATGTCGCAGACGATCAGGCCCGGATGGGTGTCCTTCAGGCTGGCGAAGTCGAAGCCCATGCGGCCCGAGGCACCGGGGGCAAGGTTCTGCACCAGCACATCGGCCTTGGCGACCAGACGGCGCAGCGCTTCGAGGCCGCCTTCCGACTTCAGATCCAGCGCGACGCTTTCCTTCGAGCGGTTGGTCCACACGAAGTGCGAGGCCATGCCGTTGACGCGCTCGTCATAGGCGCGGGCGAAGTCACCGGCGCCGGGGCGCTCCACCTTGATGACGCGGGCGCCGAGATCGGCCAGCTGGCGCGTCGCGAAAGGCGCGGCGATGGCGTGTTCGAGGCTGACAACAGTGATGCCTTCGAGCGGGCGCATGATCGGGTCGGTCTCCGTGGGATAAGGAACGGGCAGGTCAGGAATACAAAGCGCGCCGCCGCCCCGTGGTGAGTGCTGCCGGGAGGAGAGAGGCTGCACACGGGACGGCGGCGTGTTCCATCACTTGTGGAACATGTAGGTCTTGGTGTTGGTGAATTCGGCGAGGCCCTCGGCGCCGTTCTCCACGCCCATGCCCGACTGCTTGTGGCCGCCGAAGGGAATGTCGATGCCGTGGATGTGGATCTCGTTGACCCACACGGTGCCGGTTTCGAGGCGGCGGGCCACGGCGATGGCGGCATCGCGATCGCGGCCCCAGACCGAGCCTGCCAGGCCGAACGGGCTGGCGTTGGCCTTGGCGATCACTTCTTCCACGTCGTCGAAGGCGACGATCGGCAGGATCGGGCCGAACGGCTCTTCCTGCACGATGCGGCTGTTCTCGGGCGGATTGTCGACCACGGTGATCGGCACGAAGTTGCCCGCAAGGCTCTCGTCGATGGTCCCGCCCAGCGGCACCTTGTAGCCGTTCGCCTTCACGTCGGCGAACAGGTCACGCAGCTTGTCGTACTGCATGCGGTTCTGGATGGGGCCAAGATCGGTACTCTCGTTCATGCCGTTGCCCACGGTCTTGTCCTTGGCGAAGGCGACGAAGGCCTCGACGAACTGCGCGTGGATCGAGCGGTGAACGTAGATGCGCTTGGAGGCGATGCACCACTGGCCCGAATTGCCGAAGGCGGCCCAGAACAGCGTCGGCACGATGGTTTCCCAGTCGGCATCGGCCAGCACGATGGCGGCATCGTTGCCGCCCAGTTCCAGCGTGATGCGCTTGAGGTTGGTCGAGCCCGAGGCCATCACCTTCTTGCCGGTGGCGGTGGAGCCGGTGAAGCTGATCTTGGCGATGTCCGGGTGCTCGGTCATCTGCTGGCCCAGTTCGTTGCCGCCCGAGACGATGTTGAGCACGCCTGCGGGGAACACCTGTTGCGCGATCTCGCCGAAGCGCAGCGTGCACAGCGGGGTGTAGGGCGAGGGCTTCATCACCATGGTGTTGCCGGTGACGAGGCAGGGCGCGACCTTCCACAGGCCCAGCAGCACCGGGAAGTTCCACGGGGTGATCGCACCGACGACGCCGAGCGGGGTGTGATCGACCTCCACCACATGGTCGGGCGTGTCTTCGAGGATCTCGCGCTCAAGGCGGCGCTTGGCGACTTCGCGGACCCAGAAGATCGCGGCCTCGACTTCGCCCTTGGCCATCGAGTGGCGCGGCTTTCCCTGTTCGAGTGTCAGCAGCGTGATCAGCTCGTCCTTGTGGGCTTCGAGCGCATCGGCATAGGCCTCGATCATCGCCCCGCGCTCGTCCCAGCTGAGCGCGGCCCAGGCGGGGAAGGCGGCCTTGGCGGCGGCGATGGCCTCTTCCAGCTGCTCGGGCGAGCCTTCGGGCGCCTGCGCGAAGACTTCGTTGGTGGCCGGGTTCAGCACGTCGAACGTGCGGTTCGCCTCGATCAGCTTGCCGGCGATCGAGAGCTTGTAGGGAGCGGCGAAGTCCACGCTGACGGGCTTCGCAAGGGTGGTCTGGTCAGTCATGACTGTATCCTTCAAGTCGAATGTCAGGGGCGAACGATAGGCTTCAGAACCACGCCGCTTTCGCTGTCGGCGATGGCCTGGTTGATCTCTTCGAGCGGGTAGAACTTCACCAGCTTGTCGAAGGGGAACTTGCCCTGGCTCCACAGGTCGATCAGCTGCGGGATGAACACCTGCGGCACGCTGTCGCCTTCGATGATGCCGCGCACGGTACGACCGAACAGCAGCGTGTTCATGTCGAGGCTGGCGCATACGCCCATGTTGGCGGCGCCGATCAGCCCGCAGGTGCCCGGAATGCTCAGGGCATCGACGGCCTGTTCCAGCACCTTGGAGACACCGGTGCATTCCAGCGTGAAGTTCACGCCCGCGCCATCGGTGAGCGCGCGGATCGCCTCGACGGTGTTCTCGCGCCCGCCGTTGAC of the Novosphingobium sp. 9 genome contains:
- a CDS encoding dicarboxylate/amino acid:cation symporter, producing the protein MTRAQLVLASLVAGVIAGVALRWSDVPALVSVARTLLPLGQMWVHALQMTLIPLVFAMIVHGVASAVQQGRGGRLIGLTLVVFLVAMAVAAAIGTVMTEAALHIWPLPSHALDSLLAGQKPDAVPSLADQLLAIVPINPVAAAAGGQIFPLVVFGLAFGAAIATLSREADGGEPVVMRVLSQIAQAMMKIVDWVLMAAPLGIFLLAIGLGLDSGFGVARVLGVFIALCFATTIVMTALCYVVVRVAGLGSLKRFASAIAPAQALAAGSSSSMAATPAMIEAAVDRLGISEDVAGLVIPLAVSIFRLGTAAHAVAAVLVAAHAVGIEPGPLQLVLAGVAVVLGTISGAGLPGAAVIYAIYGPGIQFLGAPMAILPLYVAVIALPDPIITLCSVTGDLTAAALVDRLIRGRAAEG
- a CDS encoding aldolase/citrate lyase family protein yields the protein MRPLEGITVVSLEHAIAAPFATRQLADLGARVIKVERPGAGDFARAYDERVNGMASHFVWTNRSKESVALDLKSEGGLEALRRLVAKADVLVQNLAPGASGRMGFDFASLKDTHPGLIVCDISGYGQDGPDRDRKAYDLLIQAESGFLSVTGTPDEVVKAGCSIADIAAGMYAYTNILAALIERGRTGKGRHIDVSMLEAMAEWMGFPLYYAFEGAAQPPRNGAYHATIYPYGPFPAADGEVMFGIQNEREWASFCAHVLGQPDLATDPRFSPNSARSANRAELGAIIGEVLGAMAAEDVLAALDKAQIANAHVNDMAGLWSHRQLEARNRWREVMTEAGPVPALLPPGQSDARMDPIPRPANTPPRSLPRSALPMSDRPMHNPGMSDTAQVIETISAARHFLFVPGNRADRFDKAGGSGADLAILDLEDAVPPAEKDAAREAVRSWLDAGGRAMVRLNASDTPWFAADAVLAGHPNLTGVMMPKARADDPALVELAARVPVLALVESAAGAADPEALARVPGVVRLAIGTIDLALDLDLPSGDANATDRAFDPLRLRLAIASRAAGIAAPVDSVTPDFRNVPLNEAAMRVARALGFTAKMCIHPAQLAPVAAALAPSEAELDRARRIVAADAAAGGSAVALDGAMVDRPVVERARRLLQQAQR
- the adhP gene encoding alcohol dehydrogenase AdhP; its protein translation is MAKTMKAAVVREFGKPLTIDEVPVPEVGPGQIQVAIQASGVCHTDLHAAEGDWPVKPNPPFIPGHEGVGFVSQVGAGVKHVKEGDRVGVPWLYSACGHCVHCMGGWETLCVEQLNTGYSVNGGFADYVIADPNYVGHLPDNIGFNEIAPVLCAGVTVYKGLKMTDTKPGDYVAISGIGGLGHMAVQYAKAMGLNVAAIDIDDKKLELAKKLGATITVNALHEDPETVIKKETGGGVNGVLVTAVSEKAFAQAVNVVARGGTVALNGLPPGDFPLNIFGMVLNGITVRGSIVGTRNDLQESLDFAADGKVKATIETAKIEDINTIFDRMHKGQIEGRVVMDLTA
- a CDS encoding NAD(P)/FAD-dependent oxidoreductase, with the protein product MIVGGGAAGLELAAKLGKRFGRKHHDIILVERNRTHIWKPLLHEVATGALDANIDEVGYRAHCHRFGYRFFNGTLEGVDSAAREIVIAPLIDEDGREIIARHRIRYDYLVLAYGSVTNDFGTPGVQENCIFLDSRKQADRFRDKLLDHCLRVSRALTDDPGADAHVRISIVGAGATGVELSAELFNAAEALAYYGLEVFDASRLQVTLIEAGPRILPALPERLAADAHAELEKLGVRILTGTAVTEVTRDAMVLANGEQIASDLEVWAAGVKAAPIAGQLGELETARGGQIVVRPTLQSTVDDRVFAMGDCALCILPGNERPVPPRAQAAHQMAATVYENLARLMSSRQPVDFVYRDKGSLVSLSRYSTVGNLMGSLVGGAMAVEGRIARFVYASLYRMHLLAIHGWIKGSALIVVGHVNRIVRPRLKLH
- a CDS encoding aldehyde dehydrogenase family protein gives rise to the protein MTDQTTLAKPVSVDFAAPYKLSIAGKLIEANRTFDVLNPATNEVFAQAPEGSPEQLEEAIAAAKAAFPAWAALSWDERGAMIEAYADALEAHKDELITLLTLEQGKPRHSMAKGEVEAAIFWVREVAKRRLEREILEDTPDHVVEVDHTPLGVVGAITPWNFPVLLGLWKVAPCLVTGNTMVMKPSPYTPLCTLRFGEIAQQVFPAGVLNIVSGGNELGQQMTEHPDIAKISFTGSTATGKKVMASGSTNLKRITLELGGNDAAIVLADADWETIVPTLFWAAFGNSGQWCIASKRIYVHRSIHAQFVEAFVAFAKDKTVGNGMNESTDLGPIQNRMQYDKLRDLFADVKANGYKVPLGGTIDESLAGNFVPITVVDNPPENSRIVQEEPFGPILPIVAFDDVEEVIAKANASPFGLAGSVWGRDRDAAIAVARRLETGTVWVNEIHIHGIDIPFGGHKQSGMGVENGAEGLAEFTNTKTYMFHK
- a CDS encoding glutamine amidotransferase encodes the protein MKSALVVRHVPHEGIAGYRAPIEAAGYVLDRVDVTDPAFAAMDLSAPDLLIMMGAPMSVYEQDHHAWIAPQIRQVSARIESGRATLGVCFGAQIVAAALGAEVYRGPAKEVGFHPVALSDAGASGPLRHLRNVPVLHWHGDTFTPPPNVEHLASSDLYAHQAFRRGEHLLALQFHAEMGLDPRFDTWVDAWPDDFAKTGQTACCLRNAYAKHGPGAVEAGRAMIAEWLEAL